In the Gorilla gorilla gorilla isolate KB3781 chromosome 1, NHGRI_mGorGor1-v2.1_pri, whole genome shotgun sequence genome, GTCAAATCCTAGTATCTTCTGTATCAGTCAGCAAACTAGTTGTCCCTTTTCAAGCCAACAGTCCTATCACATTTTAGTTGTGACCTTttttatatatacgtgtgtgtgtgtatatataatatatatatatatgatcagaAATTTAGTGGTTCATAGTTCTGGAGTCTGAGAAATCCAAGAGTTTTGAATATTGTGAGTGTATTATGAGCTTCAAGTCAGTGACaagtaaaacacatttttaaaaagaatattaagcaatcaaaaccatttttaaaataaaaccaagccaatgggggaaaattttatttaattttatgcttCATATCATGTACATTAAGTACTACATAAACTTGTCTTTAGGCTATCAATATTTAACTTGGGCAGTACTTCATCTTGATTTATTTGGAGAAGTACAGCTTAGGCATCTGCTTACCTGCTTAGGCATCAAAAGAGGTGCCAAATTAGAAAATAGGGCATTAAcaatcaaaaattttaaactgaCCCACATACTTGCTACTGGTTTCGCTTATGTTTAAGCATTTAAAGTTGGCAAAACATGTTATCAATGTATTATGCAAGAGTTTACATCTTTTGCATAAGTGGTCCATTGGGTTGCACCTACCCCTTgaccaaacaaaaaccaaacatcactGGCACCATACTCGAAACTACCTGTATCCTAGGTTATAAGATTGTGAAAGCCAAAAATCTATAAGGTTGGAGGGACTCTAGTTAATCTTTGGGcttagaggaggaaaaaaagatagtCCCATACTGCATTTCACATctcttaaaaatagttttagcaGCTTAAACCTTTATAGTTATAAAACTTATTACACTAGGGTTTACTTTGAAATATAGTTTACAACTAAATCAAGTATAACATACATACACTGGCACTTTAGCACAAGGGCAAActttaaaaacaagttattttgGACCTTTAAAATTAGGCCATATTATAAAAAACAGTCCACGGTCTTACATTCAGCAAATTCATactaaaatattccatttttgtaAGATAAAGGCCAAGAAAACTTTACATATGCTACAAGTTTATTACAGATATTTACATGGCTCTTTCTCCCCTAGGTACTTAAAATTTTCACATTATCCAACTCCCCAAAGCAAGCTTTGCAGGAATGATGAGGCCAGATCACTATTAGAATAGCTTGTGCAGTGCTGTAATACAAAACTGTATTTTGAAAGCTATTGAGTGACCATTAAAtactgtttctataaaaaatggtTTTGGTGTATTTGTTGACAGACACTTAATCCACTACATTTAATAAACAGGGCCATTGGGGTGTACTGTGGCTCATTCTAATGAGCTCCAAATGCCCTTTCCACCCACTGTACAATTCACTAAAATGCaattattatgaaaaattcacattttctttcagcagtgcatCAGGTTAGCATTTACTGGTTTGGGTGTTTCTAATATACTAAACCTTCAGATGTTTACCTAATTCTGAATCCTTGTGTTAGCTAGAAGCTTATAATCCGATTCACCAACTTACTTTCAACAATCTACTGGTCCATGAATGATAAATTACTATCTTCCCCTAACAATAGAAAAAGCTGATTCCTTTACCACTCCCCAAATCTAAACTTGGTTTCCACTTAAAAGTTACTCAGTTGAGAACACTTAATATCAAGTACAATCATTAGTTTAAGTTGCACTGATACTACCATTATATCACAGTGCACACAACACGAAATGAAGtctattttttttacattaattagTTCTACAAAAATAGATTCCCTAGCGAATTTCAGACCAATTGACAACTATCCGTGAACAtaactaaatttaaacatttgtcttattttataCCTGTACTTTAAGTAAGGTTTTAAGTTGAAATGTCATTATTTCCTTATCTGAAGGATTAAAGGAAACAGGGACCCAGTGGCTTGGTGGTTTGGGAAGAACACTTGGTGATGGCGGCTCACTAAATTTGGCACCAGCATAGTTCTGATTAGCTTGAGATTTAAAAAGTAAGCTGGGACCTGATAAGCTAGAATTCCAACTTTgattatttggaaaatttttgtTCTTCCCCCCATTTTGCATGGCCTGCCAGGCAGCTGCTGATGAGTTATAACCatgtcctctttcttttttcttatgaacaatCTTCATCTGGGAATTCTGTTCCTTGGTCTTCTGTCTGTTAAGCTGTTGTTGGTTCTTACTAACATTTCTAGATTGAGGGGCTGGAATGTTATACCTCTCTCCACCACCCATCTTCAGCTTCTTTGTCACCTACAAGTGAATGGAAACAAATATTGAGTAAAATTCCATTAAGAAAAGTTCAAAATCTTTAAGAAGCTTCTATGGCTCCAACTTATATAACTCCAGATATTTTGGACAAGACTCAATAACAGGCTATTCAGCTGCTTTAAACTCAAAAAAGCAAGCCGTTCAGACTTCAATATATGCACAACCTTTATTGTTATACCTTCCCTAAGAAAAATGAGCTTACCCACAAATCTgcataatctattttaaaataaaaacaattggtTTAGGATGGCTCCATCATAAAATGTTTGCCCATTATGATGATTACCTTTCAGTCTGCTTTTCAGATTGCAGGATTTCCACTACCTGTCCTCTTCCTTGCTGCCAAGCCCAGGATAACAAGTGTTGCTTTCTGACAGATCCCTTCCTTTGTCTCAATACAGAAGTTTTCATGGGCCGATCTGCTGAGTTCAGCCTAGGAGCTGAGGCCAACATCTGAGTCTCCTCAGCACACAAGTTTGAGAGAAGTCCTAGCTAGAAAAGTAAAGATTACTTCATTATTTCAAAAACACGTTGAGAAAGTGATCATTTAGATTTACTACGAAAATCGTTGACTGTAAAGAAGGCTACTTCCTGAACTAAAAGGTAGAAAATTTCTCGTAAGATGGCTTTCTTTGACCCCACGACCATTTAAAAACTCTTCACCCTTGAGATCCAGTCACTCCTGGGGCATTTTTGTAAGTGTCTCCAAGTCCCGCAATaagttttatctttatctttttccTGGGAAAGACCTTCAGATTCTCTCGCGTATAAAATCAAGGAAGTGTTAAATGTTGAGTCATATCAAAAAGTTGGCTTCAGGCGGATTTTCTAAAGAGAACGTGTTTTTAAACTCCCACcagaattttccaatttttccacacatGTCACATCCATTTTCAGTCTCTTGGAACATGTAGACATCACGCAGTGTTTCCTTTGGTTATGAACACTCTCGCCTCCTCCCCGTCTTAAAATAAGTTCTCACAAGCCCTAACAGTCTAAGCccatcttaaatatataaaaatgtctcCCTAGAGGGAACAGCTCAACTTTCAAGGTTTGGTTTTAATTTGATGTTCCAAGAAAATAAGTTACCAAATAGTTAAGCCCCCTCCTTTCAAAGGGGTAAGAGAGCCTTCCAAACAAACAACCCTAAATAAATTGCCATTTCCGGACTGTGAGTCATTCACAGCTCGAACCCGGAAAACGCCGCCTCCGACGCCACACGGGCTTGGCTTCCCAGTGGCCCCATCTCTCCGGAGCCGCAGGGGTTGCGGCGCTGCGACCGCCCGTGACCGCCCGCGCCCGCCCGGGTTACCCGGATCTCGCCTCCGCTCGCCTCCTTCCCCCAACAATGGGGAGCGCGGCCACGAACATGGCCGCGCCCTTAGCGCAGCCGCTACTTACTGACTTCAAGCTCGGAACTAACGCGGCAGCGGCTCCCTCTCGACGTCGAAGCCTCCCTCCCTTTCCAGGGAGAGACGAGGCACGGACCGACAAAGCCCACGAACACCGATGAGCGAGCTGCCGGCCACCCCAGCTTCTACAACCCGACCTTCTCCTTCTGCCTCTACCGACAAAATGGAGTCGACAGCGACTGCAGAAGCAGGGCCGGGAGGCTCCGCGGCCAATCAAAACACGACAGCGCGGGCCTGGCCAATGAGAAGCGGGCCGCCGCCTGTTGCTGGGGCAGGCCGGGGGCGAAGGCGCGGAGGTGGGGCTgcagagggtttgaaatctgcccgGGGAGGAAGAGCATGCCGGGAGTAACTGCCCGGTCCACCGGTGTCTCAGTCCTTTCTCCGGCGGCCTCCCTGCGCCCCTGGCCCGCCGAGGCCCCGGCCGCTAGCTCTCGGCTCTTCCCACCGCTCGGCTCTCGTGCGCGCGGGCTCGCCGCCCTTGGGACTGCCCCGGGGGAAAAAACTGACCGGCGGGGGACGTTTGGTTCTCGAATTAGGGCCACTGAGTCCTGTAGCCTGTATTGACAGATGGAAGATATTCCGGAAAGCCTCTTGCCAGGGCGCAGCCCCCGCCCGCCTCGGGCCTCGGCTTCTGGGTCGCCTCTCTCCCACACCCACAACTCCGCGTCCGAAGCGGGCGCGTCCCCGCGGTTCCCTCCGGTGCCCCCACCTTCCAGCCCCGCAATTACTCAAAAGTTGCCTCCCTGTGAAGGCGGTTCAGACACACGCGGGCAAGTCAGTCACTTCCTGCTTGGTGGCCCTATGGGTCCTTAAGTTCAATTAGAGCCCTTCACGCGCCGTGTTACCGTTTCCTGTGGCTGCAGCTCTCCCCACCCACACACCCGCGAGGGCCACAACCGGTTAGGTTTTGTTTCTCTGAGCACAGCGCCTTCGCGCGTTGTAAGTGCACAGTAAGTTTGCTGAAAGAATGAGGACTGCTCTCCTCCCCTTTCTGccccacttgtaagtgaaaaaggggaagaaagagaatatTGTTCAGTTGATTATGCCAGCCAGATGCAGGTAAGGGGAAAATGGCAATTTCTTTGGAGTAAATGTATAAGCAACCCAATGTGAATCTTTTAAAAGAGCACTAATTTCAATGAGCGTGAATAATTCTGGGACAAACGGTACAAAATCAGTCTCATTCACAGTTTGTtcgtgtatacacatatatacccaAGTTTACGTTACAGAACTTATATTTACCAACTTTTTATAAATCTCATGTAATTcgttgtttatttttgagacggagtctccttctgtcgcccagggtggagtgcagtggcacaatctcggctcactgcaacctccgcctcctgggctcaagcgattctcctgcctcagcctcctgagtagttgggattacaggcgcccgccaccacaccctgctaatttttgtatttttagtagagacaggatttcatcatgttggccaggctggtctcaaactcccaacctcacgtgatccgcccgtctcagccactcaaagtgctgggattacaggcgtgagccaccacacccggcctgtattTCGTTTTTTAATCTTCAATTTTTTGCCACCGTTATCCCCCACTTCCCAATCCAACCCAAATTCCTATATTCTAGCCATTGGATCTTAAGAAAAGTTATTGCATCTTAAGAGATGCAGTTTGTTAATCTGGTTTGATAAAAGAGGTATTTTTGAGCATAGGGACTTTCTGATGCTAATCATAAATAAGAAGTATGTGGTAAACCAACAGGTGTCTTAGTGAAAGTGTAATCTGTTTTCCAAACATTCAAGAAGTTTGCTTAGACGTCTAGCCAGATAATAGCCAGCTgtatttaatgaatttttaatggtgtcactttaaaaaacaaaaaacaaacaaaaaaacacttccgTGGCTCCAAATTGTAATACggaataaaatctaaactctAAACGTTTAGAAAATTATTCAAAGCCATTGCAATCTAGAGTTAGTCGTTTCATGGCAgggcatggctcacacctgtaatctcagcaatttgggaggccgaggcaggaggatcacttgagcgcgggagtttgagaccaggctgggcaacatggcgaaaccccatctctacaaataaacaacaattagctgggcatggtggcacacgcctgtagtcccagctacctgagagactaaggtgggagaatcacctgagcccaggaagtacaggctgcagtgagctgcgatcacaccactgcactcctgggtgagagtaagacactgtctcaaaaaaaaaaaaaattcatctcttCAGCCACTCTGAATTTTATCTGCATAAACGCACACATAACATTGGaaatgtataaacacacacaagaGTATCCTTACTCTGCCCCCTACCCTgtgataaattttttttcttacatcatttcatttaatcctcacaataatgtTGTGAGGTAGGAGCTGTTTTCATCCGCACTGTACAGATGAAGAATCTGAGGCTCAGATGGTTTCGAGTTGAAAGCCAGGTACTAGGATTCAAGAGGCCAGACTGCAGGTTGCCTGCAGCATCTGTGCTCTCCAGCACCTAAAAGGTTTTTTGCCCAGAGCAGACACTGACTGTTGACTGGGCTGCCGGGGCTGTTCGGGCAACAAGAAGCCTCCATCCTACCATCTGGCAGAACCAGTTTCTTTGCCAGAAGGTCAGAGTCGAGATGCCCTTGGGGAAAGCACTGTTAAAGCTTTTACTGCATCCCAGACTCCCAGCACCCTCTCAGGCTAGCTCCAGCCTCATCATTCATTAGTATTTACCAAGTGCCCGCAACAGCTCAGAACTAGAGAGGAGAAGTTAAAATAATACCTTTTTTGGGACATCTGATACAGCCTCTGCCAGACCCATGTGGTCTTTAAACTCAGCTCCACCAGCACAATCCTATTAGCAGTTCTCAATTCAAATAGGAAAATGTTGATGCCGACAAACAGCTCTCAGGATATAGCTCACCTAAACTGGAAGCCAAATGCATAATAAATACATGGATgtttaatacaaaatatttagcAAAGATTTATCTGgtgcctactttgtgccaggcactatgccacgctctggggatacagcagtgaaggAGGCTCCATCCTGGCCCTAAAGGAACCCAAAAGCTGTTTCCTTTACACTTTACCAGAGAGGGAAACTAGTGTCTGGGAAGATttattccctcccttcttcccctgAGAGTCAAGGACAGGCAAGGCCGAAATCAGCCTGCTAACCTCACTCAGGAGGTGCAGGTAACAAACACTGTTACTGGACCctgcaaataaagtagaaaaggaGGGGGACTCTCACAACTTGCTGAAATTTTTTCACTGGAGGATCTGTTTTGAGCTATGTATCAGTGGCAACCAAAATCAATGAAATCATTAGGAAAACATTATCTACCTAATCTGTAAGTAGAGGTGGAGCAAAAAGCAAGtgtttctgggccaggcacagtggctcacgcctgtagtcccagcactttgggaggccgaggtgggcggatcacctgaggtcaggagttcgagaccagcctggctaacttggtgaaaccgtgtttctactaaaaatacaaaaaattagctagacgtgtggcgcatgcctgtaatcccagctacttgggaggctgaggcaggagaatcgcttaaccccgggaggcagatgttgcagtgagccgagatcgcgccattgcactccagcttgggcaacaacagcagaactccgtctcaaaaaaaaaaaaaaaaagaaagaaaaaagaaagtgtttctGAAAGCCCAGCTTTGGGGGAGAGACAAGTTGTAGGCTGAGGCATGCAACCACACCAGTGCCGGGGTAGTTGGAGAAATCACCCAGGTTTGCCATGGCTTTGGAATAAGTATATAGTAGAATCGACTGGCCTTCAggctgagtctcagtttcttcatctgtagaatggcAATCCTCCCTGTCTTGTAGAGCTCATGGTAGGAgccaatgaaataataaatgtaaaagcaCTTTTATGATGTAGATTTAGaatacacctgtaattccaacactttgggaggcagaggcgggaggatcacttgagcccaggagttcaggaccagcctgggcaacatggtgaaaccccatctctacaaaaaatacagaaattagctgggagtgggaggtggtgtgcccctgtggtcccagctacttgagaggcggaagtgggagaattccttgagcccaggatgtcgagactgcagtgagccatgatcacaccactacactccagcctgggcaacagagcaagaccctgtctcaaaaataaataaacagaacatGCTAAAAATGTTAGGTACTTTAATATTATCCCCCAACTCCACCCCTGCCCTAGCGagtccatttcaaaacaaaagctggtttggttctttttcttcttcaagcTCATATATGAAATCAGATGGTCAACTTTGAATGTTTGCAGGTCTGTCCGCTCAGGGCTTAATTCAGTTTGAAGAAGCAAGCAAATTCTTAGAACCTGCCagaagagtgaaatggaacacCTGCCCACTGTTTCCATGTGCCTCAGAGCTCTGATCTTGTTGCCAAACTGATTGCAAAacacacacccctccccacaCCATGAATTCATTTCCTGGGGAAGCATCTGCTGCCTCCCTGCTTGCTCAGACGTTCCTGAGAAGTGTCAAATCTGTTCTTAACCATTGCAGCCATTTCGGTCTAATTACTAAATGGGGCACAGGAAGTCAATGATGAACTCCCACGCCTCCTGTCGACGCTGATCCAGGGGTCCAACCTTCAAGACCCTTAAAGGATTCTGATGCCCAGACCCCATCCCAGAATCAGAATCTTTGAGCACGGGGCTGTGGCTATTCCAATCCAGTTGATTCCAATGTCTCTCtccagttgagaatcactgctttcAGTTTTGCTAAGGGCAATCCCCTGGTGTGGAGGCATGTTTATGAAGGAGACCCCCTTTGTCCTATGTAATTCTCAAAGTTGGTGATAACACCAAATAACCCCAACAAGTCAGAAACTAGCTCCGGAACACCCAGAGTTGTTTAGATTagcttttaaaagtgattttcacACAGGTGGACTCCCAAGCTCGGCCATGGGGTTCCTTGCTAGTTTGTTGATCCCAGCCGTCTAACTCTTGGCCCATTCCAGAGTTTTGGCCTCAGTCCCCAGGCCAAAACTGAACGGAGAGACGGGCAGCGATCTCTCAAATGACTGAACAGAGAGACGGGCAGCGATCTTGAGAGGAATTTATGAAACAGGCTGAGACTGCTACCTGCATTGATAGGAAGAGGAAATCTGGAACACACCGTGCTCACTCCCCCCAAAATAATGGTATATCGGAGCCATCTATTTACATGTAAGACCATAACAATACCTGTCCCCCAACTATTCACACCTGTGGCATGAGGAAGAGACACACCATCCCCAGCTCAGAAATAATGGGAGGCTCTAAAGAGAATCAAAGGAGACATGAAACCACTGAAGCTCCCACACAGTGTTTGGTTGACAGCATTCTCTGGATTCCTGTAAAACATGCTTGCTTTATCACTTTCTGCgttttatttgtgtttgtttgtgtttgtttttttttttgttttgtttttgttttttttttgagatggagtcttgctctgtcacccaagctggagtgcagtggcgcaatctcggctcactgcaacctctgcctcctgggttcaagcgattctcctgcctcagcctcccgagtagctgggattacagacgcctgccattacaccctgctaatttttttttttttttttttttgaaacagagtctcgctctgtggcccaggctggagtgcagtggcacaatctcggctcatccacctctcagactcaagcgattctcctgcctcagcctcccaagtagctgggattacaggcgtgtaccaccatgcctggctaactttttagatttttggtagagacagggttttaccacgctggccaggctagtcttgaactcctgacctcaagtgatccgcctgcctcagcctcccaaagtgctggaattacaggcatgacccactgtgcctggcctaatttttgtatttttaatagagatggggtttcaccatgttggccaggctggtcttgaactcctaacttcaagtgatccgcctgccttggcctcccaaagtgctgggattgcaggtgtgagccactgcacccggtcctcTGTCAGCATTTTCACAGgtgaaaaactgaggcttagcgctaccacgcccggcctctactTTGTATTGTAATAGCCCCTAGCATTTTTAACATCTTCTACACATCTTTTTAACATATTCTAAATCTACATCATCCAAGTGCTTtcgctttatttcattcaatCCTACCATGAGCTTTATAAGGTAGGCACAGTTGCTGCTctaaagataaagaaactgaggttgaGAGAGACTCGTTCACCTCTGCAACAAAGATcttgtattttaaacattttctttggaGTTTTGTCTCATTAATAACACATTAACTATAGAAAAGGCAgataaaaaataagtagaattCACTCAACATCTCACTTCCCAGAAGTAAGCATTGTGAACACTTGGAAAGTAtgtccttccagtcttttttctatACCAGGAGAGAGTGTGAGTCGTGGTGGGGGCATAGACACCAAAACCTGCTCAGCATCACACCTTAGCTCTGTGGCTTTCTAGCATATGACTGACCTTGGCAGgttgtttaacttctctgtgctgtagtttccccatctgtgaaatggggataataacaataCCTAACATTTGTGTAATGATTAAGTAAGTCAACATCTCTGcagtacttagaacagtgcctgccacatagaAAGCCCTTAGttactgagctttttttttttctttttacaaaaatgaaaagtggTATATATTCTATTGTcaccttttttcactttttttttttttttttgaggcagagtctagctctgttgcccagactggagtacagtgacatgatctcagctcactgcaacctccacttctcaggttcaagtgattgtcctgcctcagcctcctgagtagctaggattacaggcatgtgccgccacgcccagctaatttttgtatttttagtagagacgacgtttctccatattggccaggctggtcttgaacgcctgggcctcatgtgatccacacaccttggcctcccaaagtgctgggattacaggtgtgagccaccacgcccaccccttttttcactttttaaactcAGGATATTGTGAgcatgtttccatgtatatatacattcattGTTAGCCATATTTTATGTTATGACCATCTTTGATTAATTTACCATTCTCCactgttatttccaattttttgctattatatgCTTAGCTGGATGTCCCTATAAATAAATCTTCATTTCTGtaaataaatttcctttaaataaattCTTAGGGGTGAAAGTACTAGGTCACAAGGTAAATATACAGGTAAGACTTTTGATACATATTACCAAATACTTTCCAGAAATTATGTATCCATGTATGCCCCCACCATCAGGCTAAAAGTCAGTCCCAGGCTTCTGGCTTTGAGGATACTGTTCGCTGTCCTTATTGTTTATAGCTGCTTTCCTGACATTGGATCTGTAAGAGGAGTTGGTGAATTTACGTTGgtgaatttctttgttttttttgagacggagtttcactcttgttgcccaggctggagtgcaatggcacaatctcggctcactgcaacctctgcctcctgggttcaagcgattctcctgcctcagcctcccaagtagctgggattacaggcatgtgccacgacgcccagcatattttttgtatttagtagagacaggatttcaccatgttagtcgggctggtcttgatctcctgacctcaggtgacccccccacctcggcctcctaaagtgttgggattacaggcatgacccacctcGCCTGGCAGTGAATTTCTTTTGACAGGAAATagtcaaaagaattttaaaaggtttttttaaagatCACGTGTTATGTATGGCCTTTGTACAAAGTATGCCTGTGGGACAGCTTTTTCTGGGGAACATGGAGCTAATGAGGTCCACTTATTCGTCACAGCCTCCATAGCTGTCAATTTGGCAGTTAATGAGCTACAAACGTCTGGAATTTCCACTGAATCAGGCAAGCCAGTGTTTGTTCTCTGGCTGATGGCTTGGGTTTGGAAAGAGACTATGAGTCAAGCTTCCATGGCCCGAGAGCCTGGATTTTgccacagcagaaaaaaaaaaaaagaacagattgaTATAGTCTTAACACATGATTAAACTGCTAGGTGACACCGTGGCATGACTTCCACTCTTGGGAAGAGCAGGCAACAAAGGAGTCGCCATTCGCCCACAGTTTCCAAGGCAAAaggaggtgaagtaacttgctcaagttcAGTCTGATCTCATGATTCCAGTTCACCGTGATTGAATATTTATACCATCTCCTTGCCTTTGACTGgtatatctttattttgttttgttttaactgttACTTATGCAATTCAAAGGTATGATCTTTTGCATATTACAAATGTGTTGCacattaaataataacaataagtaTCGAGCACTCTACTATGAGCAAGGTACACTGTcctaagcaatttaaaaaaaaaattttttttttttgaaatgggatctcactctgtcacccaggttggagtgcagtggtgagattacggctcactgcagcattaacctcctgggctcaagcaatcctcctgcctcagcctcccaagtagctgggacaacaggtgtatgccaccgtgcctggctaatttttgtattttttgtagagacagggtttcgtcatgttgcccaggctggtcttgaactcctaggctctagtgatccacctgcctcagcccctcaaagtgctgggattacaggcatgagccattgaaTTGGCCTGTCCTAAACAATTgatatgcattatcttatttaattctcatcacAACCTACTGAGGTCACTAGTAGTATTGCCTCATTAGatggatgagtaaactgaggttcaaagaggtAGGCTAAgtcatttgcccaaagtcacataccTCGAACTTGAACCTGGGTCAGCCTGATGCCAAAACCTGCTCTTAGCCACTCTGCTACACCGATCTAGTCTTCAGGGTCCATATTGCTAGGAAGCGCTCGGAATACAGTATGCTCTAAATGGGAGGTAGCCACCCTTCTGGTTCCATGCTATCATTGGCCAGTAAAATTGCACGTATATTCTCACTGCcgattagaaaaaaataagaaaaaaaaactagagtaTTTATAGATCCtcatgtgttttgtttctttgattgtttgtttgtttgtttgtgagacagggtttcactcctattacccaggctggagtgcaatggtgcgatctcggctcactgcaacctctgcctcccgggcccaagtgatctgcccgcctcagcctcccaaagtgctgggatttcaggtgtgagccacctgcctggctAGAGTTATTTTCAAAGCCCACAAGTGTGGCCCCTGCAATGGCAGTCTTACAGCAAGATATTGTACTAAGAGGCAGAAGCTGAGGGAGCAATCAGCCTAAGGAGAAGCATTGCCCACTGTGAAGGAATTGCAGCCGAGAGAGCTCATGAAGAGAATTTGCTGAAGAACAAGTGCCATGAGAGAAAGAGGCAGCTTTAGCTATCTGTCAGGCCAGGGAAATGTCACAAGAGTTCTAGTCAAGTAGGAACTTTCTTACCGTCTTCTGCCCTTCTTCCTCCCTGATTACAACCCTTAACTATAGttaaggccagacatggtggctcacacctgtaatcccagaaatctaggaggccaaggcaggtggatgacttgaggtcaggagttcgagaccaccctggccaacatggtgaaaccccgtctctactaaaaata is a window encoding:
- the PNRC2 gene encoding proline-rich nuclear receptor coactivator 2, yielding MGGGERYNIPAPQSRNVSKNQQQLNRQKTKEQNSQMKIVHKKKERGHGYNSSAAAWQAMQNGGKNKNFPNNQSWNSSLSGPSLLFKSQANQNYAGAKFSEPPSPSVLPKPPSHWVPVSFNPSDKEIMTFQLKTLLKVQV